One window from the genome of Cryptomeria japonica chromosome 6, Sugi_1.0, whole genome shotgun sequence encodes:
- the LOC131068644 gene encoding plant intracellular Ras-group-related LRR protein 6-like yields MDTVMKAARATGSLNLSNCELNEVPEQVYNYLDSLGEEEKWWEVVDLRKMILAHNNIHTLSEQLERLNRLTVLNITHNQLSHLPAAIGKLKMLKSLDVSFNLLREIPQEIGSVNALVTLNCANNQLTSLPSNIGNCRKLEDLKVSNNHLTALPDELVHCSKLGRLDMEGNKIAKFPDHLLSSCSFIKEINAANNILNEIPESIGKLERLVRLDVHQNRIKAIPSSFAGCSSLMELFLGHNQLSSIPKEFGDLSSLKTLDLRSNLLKEFPEEACKMQLLVLDLSDNCLTRLPTQLGNMTTLRKLLLIGNPFRGPRSKVYFGTTEALLQHLRTRMSLDREERSPVEDFIEMASKEASSTKQLSISGLGLEIIPAVAWESGELLALDACKNKIKELPSDLSQCNSLKVLLLSDNKIEEWPGAVFASLLNLRFLKLDRNPLNKFPQDAFAALSKLEVLDLSGISANSLPQPPALSGMPHLQELYLRRMRLQEVPSDLSSLRKLRILDLGQNNLSEIPESFQHLTCLVELDLSDNSIRMLPPELGLLYSCLQSLRLSGNPLRSIRRTILERGTEDVLKYLKEKICSPSRETQPLQVKQTLTPLRQEFYSEIPFQHI; encoded by the exons ATGGATACTGTAATGAAGGCTGCAAGAGCCACAGGCTCTCTGAACCTTTCAAATTGCGAGTTGAATGAAGTGCCAGAGCAGGTTTACAATTATTTAGATTCACTCGGAGAAGAAGAGAAATGGTGGGAAGTTGTGGATTTGAGAAAAATGATATTGGCTCACAACAACATCCATACCCTCTCAGAGCAACTGGAGCGTCTCAACCGTCTCACAGTTTTGAACATCACCCACAATCAACTTTCTCATCTTCCTGCTGCAATTGGCAAGCTCAAAATGCTCAAATCATTAGATGTATCTTTCAATCTGTTGAGAGAAATTCCTCAAGAAATTGGTTCTGTAAATGCGTTGGTTACACTAAACTGTGCAAATAATCAACTAACCTCACTTCCAAGCAATATAGGGAACTGTAGAAAGCTAGAAGATCTCAAGGTGTCAAACAACCATTTAACAGCTTTGCCAGATGAACTCGTTCATTGTTCTAAGTTGGGGAGATTGGATATGGAAGGTAATAAGATTGCAAAATTCCCTGACCATTTGCTGAGCTCATGCAGTTTTATTAAAGAGATAAATGCTGCTAACAACATTCTTAATGAGATCCCTGAATCCATTGGGAAGCTCGAGAGGCTTGTCCGTCTTGATGTACATCAGAACCGAATTAAGGCCATTCCCTCGTCATTTGCTGGATGCTCTTCGCTTATGGAGCTTTTTCTAGGACATAATCAATTGTCTTCAATCCCCAAGGAGTTTGGAGACCTTTCATCGCTGAAAACCCTAGACCTCCGTTCTAATTTGCTGAAAGAGTTTCCAGAGGAGGCTTGCAAGATGCAACTTTTGGTCTTGGATTTATCAGATAACTGTCTTACTAGGTTGCCCACACAGCTTGGCAATATGACCACATTGAGGAAGCTTTTATTGATTGGGAATCCTTTCAGAGGGCCAAGAAGCAAGGTTTATTTTGGTACTACAGAGGCATTGCTTCAACATCTTCGTACTAGGATGAGCTTAGATAGAGAGGAACGATCCCCT GTTGAAGATTTCATTGAAATGGCTTCTAAGGAGGCATCATCAACAAAGCAATTATCCATCAGTGGGCTAGGCTTGGAAATCATACCAGCTGTTGCATGGGAATCAGGAGAATTACTAGCTTTGGATGCCTGCAAGAATAAAATCAAAGAACTACCAAGTGATCTTTCACAATGCAATTCACTCAAAGTATTACTTCTATCAGATAACAAGATAGAGGAGTGGCCTGGTGCAGTATTTGCATCTCTTTTAAATCTTCGGTTCTTAAAACTTGACAGAAATCCACTTAATAAGTTCCCACAAGATGCCTTTGCCGCATTATCAAAGCTTGAGGTTCTTGATCTGAGTGGGATTTCAGCTAATTCATTGCCACAGCCTCCTGCACTGTCTGGCATGCCACATTTGCAAGAGTTGTATTTGAGGAGAATGCGTTTGCAAGAAGTCCCTTCTGATTTGTCCAGCTTAAGAAAACTCCGTATTCTTGATTTAGGCCAGAATAATCTGTCTGAAATTCCAGAGAGTTTCCAGCATTTAACATGCCTGGTGGAGCTTGATTTATCCGATAACTCTATTAGAATGCTTCCACCAGAACTCGGGCTTTTATATTCATGCTTGCAGAGTTTAAGATTGAGCGGCAATCCATTGAGAAGCATCAGGCGAACTATTCTAGAGCGTGGGACAGAGGATGTCCTAAAGTATTTAAAGGAAAAGATTTGCAGTCCTTCGCGTGAAACACAGCCACTGCAGGTGAAACAGACGCTTACTCCTTTACGACAGGAGTTCTACAGTGAAATCCCATTTCAGCATATATAA